The Periplaneta americana isolate PAMFEO1 chromosome 2, P.americana_PAMFEO1_priV1, whole genome shotgun sequence genome has a window encoding:
- the LOC138695076 gene encoding F-box/LRR-repeat protein fbxl-1-like isoform X5 codes for MPFIAAFNWIHTYLNKLYEGKFFAQLDITLVKEMASDKHFNDLPDELLIKIFSYISMEDLAMSVQHVSGRWKDVSQDNALWKKKVFSPDEKTTDEEIARCLKNMPALKAYCPKRGTDRNIVNILCQYCKNIDHIEFTWSQKLRNILVKRILEAFPNIVNLSIPIPQERGNHLEFAQLIGQFENLTTLNFTERSFQNIAEGTLMAIADGCSSLQHLDLGYFEFPELEIRYLLKKRGHQLLYLHLSCYISTLGHELLCKCTNLKYLNYENSNNDLPRTYMDHLSRLSKLEELKLCEFKENQTKNIPNIFYKQSLSKLVNLSIYFCDGFGTAELTGIFTNCLQIQFLLIRGCIDSGDGFKYIGNLKQLEHLDIACSDCLSDKGVEYIGVGCKNLKHLDMGYCLLLTTMSVEYVCAGCPKLKYLSICECPLMTDAVIESVIKCKELTFLDMKWNDEISGSHFHMIPSNLTHLKELDIYGCENVDPKCVAELQEEMPRLKIVEVIKETENEGLEIDLEDSRFFTSHFV; via the coding sequence TTTGCTCAACTTGACATCACGTTGGTGAAAGAAATGGCCTCTGATAAACATTTCAACGACCTACCAGATGAGCTGTTGATTAAGATATTCTCATACATCAGCATGGAAGACCTCGCAATGTCTGTACAACATGTAAGTGGCCGGTGGAAAGATGTGTCACAGGATAATGCCCTTTGGAAGAAGAAAGTGTTCAGCCCTGATGAAAAAACAACTGATGAAGAAATAGCAAGATGTCTGAAAAACATGCCAGCACTGAAAGCTTATTGCCCCAAACGAGGAACAGACaggaatattgtaaatattttgtgtcaGTATTGTAAGAACATTGATCATATAGAATTCACCTGGTCCCagaaattaagaaacattttagTGAAAAGAATTCTTGAAGCTTTTCCAAATATAGTGAATTTGAGCATTCCCATTCCACAGGAAAGAGGgaatcatttagaatttgcacaaCTGATTGGACAGTTTGAGAATCTGACCACATTAAATTTCACAGAACGAAGTTTTCAAAATATTGCAGAAGGAACACTAATGGCTATAGCTGATGGATGCTCTTCTCTACAACACTTGGACTTAGGCTACTTTGAATTTCCAGAGTTAGAAATTAGATACTTGTTGAAGAAAAGAGGGCATCAACTTTTGTATCTCCATCTTAGTTGCTATATTTCAACATTAGGACACGAACTGTTATGCAAGTGTAccaatttgaaatatttgaattatGAAAATTCTAACAATGATTTACCTAGAACTTACATGGATCATTTATCAAGGCTATCGAAATTGGAAGAGTTGAAACTTTGTGAGTTCAAAGAAAACCAAACCAAGAATATacctaatatattttataagcaatccTTGTCCAAGTTAGTTAATTTAAGTATATATTTCTGTGATGGGTTTGGCACAGCAGAATTGACAGgaatttttacaaattgtttaCAAATACAGTTCCTTCTCATTAGAGGTTGCATTGATTCAGGTGATGGTTTCAAGTATATTGGTAATTTGAAACAACTCGAGCACCTTGACATTGCTTGTTCTGACTGCCTGTCAGATAAGGGTGTGGAATATATTGGTGTGGGATGTAAGAATCTAAAGCACCTTGATATGGGATATTGTTTGTTATTGACAACTATGAGTGTAGAATATGTCTGTGCTGGATGTCCAAAACTGAAGTATTTAAGCATATGTGAGTGTCCTCTAATGACAGATGCTGTTATTGAAAGTGTAATAAAATGCAAAGAACTTACTTTTCTTGATATGAAATGGAATGATGAAATTTCTGGATCTCACTTTCATATGATACCATCAAACCTTACTCACCTGAAGGAACTCGATATTTATGGCTGTGAAAATGTAGATCCTAAGTGTGTAGCAGAGCTTCAGGAAGAGATGCCAAGactgaaaattgtagaagttatTAAAGAAACGGAAAATGAAGGACTAGAAATAGATCTTGAGGATTCAAGATTTTTCACCAGTCACTTTGTGTAA
- the LOC138695076 gene encoding F-box/LRR-repeat protein 2-like isoform X2: protein MPFIAAFNWIHTYLNKLYEGKFFAHLDTTLVKEMASGKHFNDLSDELLVEIFSYVSMEDLAMSVQHVSGRWKDVSQDNSLWKKKVFSPDINTTDEEIARCLKNMPSLKAYCPKRGTDRNIINILCQYCKNIDHIEFTWSQRLNNILVERILEAFPNIVNLSIPLPRETRNQLEFAQLIGQFQNLTTLNFTRRCPENIAEGTLMAIANGCPSLQHLDLSYYRFPESEIRYLLKKRGHQLVYFNLNCYISTVGHELLCECTNLKHLKYENDNDDLPGTYMDHLSKLSKLEELNLSYFNANQTKNIPNIFYNQSLSKLVQLFIVCCDDLDAPELTEIFTHCVELKVFHIIGYTGSGDGFKYISNLKHLEQLEIGYCESLTDKSLEYIGAGCKNLKYLDFGCKSLSDKCLEYIGAGCKNLRHLGIQCCSSMTDKSIEFVCAGCPKLQYLCICQCPLMTDAVIASVIKCKELTVLHLKWCNGISGSNFHMITSNLTHLKELDIFGSVNVDSKIVAKFQEEMPEVKIIGGIKKKE, encoded by the coding sequence TTTGCTCATCTTGACACCACGTTGGTGAAAGAAATGGCTTCTGGCAAACATTTTAATGACCTGTCAGACGAGCTGTTGGTTGAGATATTCTCATACGTCAGTATGGAAGACCTCGCTATGTCTGTACAACATGTAAGTGGCCGGTGGAAGGATGTGTCGCAAGATAATTCCCTATGGAAGAAGAAAGTGTTCAGCCCTGATATAAATACAACTGATGAAGAAATAGCAAGATGTCTGAAAAACATGCCATCACTGAAAGCCTATTGCCCCAAACGAGGAACAGATAggaatattataaacattttgtGTCAGTATTGTAAGAACATTGATCATATAGAATTCACCTGGTCCCAGAGATTAAACAACATTTTAGTGGAAAGAATTCTTGAAGCTTTTCCAAATATAGTGAATCTGAGTATTCCCCTTCCCCGTGAAACAAGGAATCAGTTAGAATTTGCACAACTGATTGGACAGTTTCAAAATCTGACCACATTAAATTTCACACGAAGATGTCCTGAAAATATCGCGGAGGGAACATTAATGGCGATAGCTAATGGATGTCCATCTCTACAGCACTTGGACCTCAGCTACTATAGGTTTCCAGAATCAGAAATTAGATACTTGTTGAAGAAAAGAGGACATCAACTTGTATATTTTAATCTTAATTGCTACATTTCAACAGTAGGACACGAACTATTATGCGAGTGCACCAAtctgaaacatttaaaatatgaaaatgacaaTGATGATTTACCTGGAACTTACATGGATCATTTATCAAAGCTATCGAAATTGGAAGAATTGAATCTGAGTTATTTCAACGCCAACCAAACTAAGAATATACCCAATATATTTTACAATCAATCTTTGTCCAAGTTAGTTCAATTATTTATAGTCTGCTGTGATGATCTTGATGCACCAGAGCTTACAGAGATTTTTACACATTGTGTAGAGCTGAAGGTCTTTCACATTATAGGCTACACTGGCTCAGGTGATGGTTTCAAGTATATTAGTAATTTGAAGCATCTTGAACAGCTTGAAATTGGTTATTGTGAATCTCTGACAGACAAGAGTCTGGAATATATTGGTGCAGGGTGTAAAAATTTGAAGTACCTTGACTTTGGTTGCAAATCTCTGTCGGACAAGTGTCTAGAATATATTGGTGCAGGATGTAAGAATTTGAGACACCTCGGTATTCAATGTTGCTCATCAATGACAGACAAAAGCATAGAATTTGTCTGTGCTGGATGCCCAAAACTGCAGTATCTCTGTATATGCCAGTGTCCTCTAATGACAGATGCTGTTATTGCAAGTGTAATAAAATGCAAAGAACTTACTGTTCTTCATTTGAAATGGTGTAATGGCATCTCTGGGTCAAACTTTCATATGATAACATCAAACCTTACTCACCTAAAAGAACTTGACATTTTTGGTTCTGTAAATGTAGATTCTAAGATTGTGGCAAAGTTTCAGGAAGAGATGCCAGAAGTGAAAATTATAGGAgggataaaaaagaaagaatga
- the LOC138695076 gene encoding uncharacterized protein isoform X16 yields the protein MATKIVRQHTLRATFDKEQQRPTALDVHRWIDEVLKIKDEELQTIQLVGKQNAAYLKFTSSANYERYVQRHTGTSVVELLNGATTTVTITPAEDDYVSVRVLNIPPEVPNDRIRNTLQNFGKVLQIENEKWSHRYRYKIDTGIRVVQMVIKQSIPTNLTIANYEAYITYPGQEQTCFLCGSSSHLRHTCPNRSVKMPINTVPRTRLTFSDILQTHANVTTDVSEDGIPPEICDVPGPSNMSTRLVNADNQNKPVKTNIESELHAVTDKPVGKEVTNRVITTYDVDKTQKDNGTATQPIPDSDTDSAEELPSADMHGKQKTEDTRGTEKQMGTKLNNSAIGKMPKKKQDNSASTANTMKESGDLSNSPDNIQNISSLQSGSIPTSTSKNLQHTEDWYQQMEQDDTTNTQFEDKGQQNVKKTITVTRHRTHPYKGEGSKLGFPLLKHNE from the coding sequence ATGGCAACTAAAATAGTGCGTCAACATACATTGAGAGCAACATTTGACAAAGAACAACAACGACCTACAGCTTTAGATGTGCACCGTTGGATAGACGAAGTATTGAAGATAAAGGATGAAGAACTACAAACCATTCAGCTTGTTGGTAAGCAAAATGCagcatatttaaaatttacatcctCTGCAAATTACGAACGCTACGTACAGAGACATACCGGTACATCAGTAGTGGAATTACTTAATGGTGCTACGACGACAGTGACAATCACACCAGCTGAAGATGATTATGTTTCCGTCCGGGTTTTAAATATTCCACCAGAAGTTCCCAATGATAGGATCCGTaatactttacaaaattttggGAAAGTGcttcaaatagaaaatgaaaaatggtCTCATAGATATCGATACAAAATAGATACTGGCATACGAGTAGTGCAAATGGTGATCAAACAATCTATTCCCACGAATCTAACAATTGCCAATTATGAAGCGTATATCACTTACCCTGGGCAAGAACAAACTTGTttcttgtgtggtagttctagtcATTTGCGGCATACTTGCCCTAACAGAAGTGTCAAAATGCCGATAAACACTGTACCTCGTACGCGACTGACATTTAGTGACATACTCCAGACACATGCTAATGTAACTACTGATGTGAGTGAAGATGGCATCCCACCTGAAATATGTGATGTACCTGGGCCATCTAACATGTCTACAAGATTAGTGAACGCTGATAATCAAAATAAACCAGTGAAAACAAACATCGAAAGTGAATTGCATGCAGTTACAGACAAACCAGTAGGCAAAGAGGTTACAAATAGAGTCATCACAACATATGACGTGGATAAAACGCAGAAAGATAATGGGACTGCAACTCAACCAATACCTGATTCGGACACTGATTCAGCTGAAGAACTTCCTTCAGCTGATATGCATGGAAAGCAGAAGACAGAGGACACGAGAGGAACAGAAAAGCAAATGGGAACCAAGTTGAATAACTCTGCCATAGGAAAGATGCCTAAGAAGAAACAAGACAACAGTGCTTCAACAGCTAACACAATGAAAGAGTCCGGTGATTTGAGCAATTCTCCTGACAATATTCAAAACATCAGTAGCCTACAATCTGGTTCGATACCAACATCCACCTCGAAGAACCTGCAGCATACGGAGGATTGGTATCAACAAATGGAGCAGGATGACACGACTAACACACAGTTTGAAGACAAAGGTCagcaaaatgtaaagaaaacaattactgTTACTAGACACCGTACACATCCTTATAAGGGGGAAGGTAGTAAATTGGGGTTCCCCTTGTTAAAACACAATGAGTAA
- the LOC138695076 gene encoding F-box/LRR-repeat protein 14-like isoform X8, with amino-acid sequence MPFIAAFNWIHTYLNKLYEGKFLEETSGRMACGRSFADMPDELLLEIFSNLNNEDLAMSVRHVNCHWREVSQDDALWKNRIFSPEFEMRDEEISRRLKNMPALRALVLQRGTNTRILVRDLCSSCKDIVHLEFKYSHKISNAKMKCIVKNLPNIVNLSIPLPRQHHQLEFASFLGQFQKLTTLGFTDKYFHSVVDGVLKAIADGCPCLQNINLGRYKFSDEDMKYFLERKGPHLLSFTASCEFSVSAHRLLCECSKLEHLCYDINYSEDIQRTDMVLLSKLTMLQHLTLSFFRENQTRGIPSIFHKHSLSKLVALRIEYCDGLEPDVLLNCSQIKSLGVSGLEVIDDCFQHIGKCIKLEYLDISGCESITDKALEYIGAGCSRVQHLDVGNCYGLTDKGIEYICSGCKKLRYLDIRSCYSMTDAVFDHIIKINELNILKIKWNDHLKGTNFKLMPSHLFNLKEFDIEGCDFLESDLLDKLQTEMPLLKISGRYFGYEFGENFDIDLEEVSFFNNNFPS; translated from the coding sequence CTTGAAGAGACTTCCGGCAGAATGGCCTGTGGCAGAAGCTTTGCAGATATGCCAGACGAGTTGTTGTTAGAAATATTCTCCAACTTGAACAATGAAGATCTTGCAATGTCTGTGCGACATGTGAATTGCCACTGGAGAGAGGTGTCTCAAGATGATGCCCTCTGGAAGAACAGAATCTTCAGTCCGGAATTCGAGATGCGTGATGAAGAGATTTCAAGACGTTTGAAGAACATGCCTGCTCTTAGAGCTTTAGTGCTACAACGCGGAACGAACACAAGAATCCTAGTTCGCGATTTGTGTAGTTCCTGTAAAGACATAGTGCACCTAGAGTTCAAGTATAGTCATAAGATAAGCAATGCTAAGATGAAATGCATAGTTAAAAATCTTCCAAACATAGTTAACCTTAGCATCCCTCTTCCAAGACAGCATCACCAATTAGAATTTGCCAGTTTTCTTGGACAATTCCAAAAACTGACCACGTTGGGATTTACAGATAAATATTTTCACTCTGTTGTAGATGGAGTCCTCAAAGCGATTGCAGATGGCTGTCCATGTTTACAGAACATAAATTTAGGGAGATATAAATTCTCAGATGAGGACATGAAGTACTTTCTTGAAAGAAAAGGACCCCACCTCTTGTCTTTTACTGCAAGCTGCGAGTTCTCTGTTTCTGCTCACAGGTTGCTGTGTGAGTGCAGTAAGCTGGAACACCTTTGCTATGACATTAATTATAGTGAAGACATACAAAGAACAGATATGGTACTTCTCTCGAAGTTGACAATGTTGCAACATTTGACATTGTCTTtctttagagaaaatcaaacaaGAGGTATTCCCAGCATATTTCATAAGCATTCCTTATCCAAATTAGTTGCTCTGAGAATTGAATACTGTGATGGTCTTGAGCCTGATGTTCTATTGAACTGTTCTCAAATTAAGTCTCTCGGGGTTAGTGGCTTAGAGGTTATTGATGATTGCTTTCAGCATATCGGGAAGTGCATAAAACTGGAGTACCTTGACATTAGTGGATGTGAATCAATAACAGACAAAGCATTGGAATACATTGGTGCTGGGTGTAGCAGAGTGCAACATTTGGATGTTGGAAATTGCTATGGACTGACAGATAAGGGCATAGAATACATTTGCAGTGGATGCAAAAAGCTGAGATATCTTGACATTCGGTCTTGTTATAGTATGACAGATGCCGTGTTCGATCATATTATCAAAATCAACGAGTTGAATATTCTCAAAATAAAGTGGAATGACCATTTAAAAGGAACAAACTTCAAATTGATGCCATCACACCTTTTTAATTTGAAAGAATTTGACATAGAAGGCTGCGATTTCTTGGAGAGTGATTTGTTGGACAAACTTCAGACAGAAATGCCTCTACTGAAAATATCTGGTAGATATTTTGGCTATGAATTTGGGGAGAATTTTGATATAGATCTGGAAGAAGTATCTTTTTTCAATAACAACTTTCCCTCGTGA